The following proteins are co-located in the Paludibaculum fermentans genome:
- a CDS encoding polyprenyl synthetase family protein — MATGKLGLALTTREILSLVSKDLEKVEQEFRLESVASVDAVSQIAQYLQGNGGKRLRPIMLLVSCRLFREPSPEAIRLAAVVELIHTATLVHDDIIDDAKTRRGKPSANVLWGNHTSVLAGDWLYMQAFQIALRMRSFEVLDLLITLTQQMVDGELLQLERIGRIDITEADSMELMDRKTATLFSACTKLGAIAAEATESEQTVLGDFGWNLGMAFQLVDDILDFTSRESILGKPVGNDLREGKVTLPLIYALQDASPGDRAKVEIVLKEGNYEKVAFGEIRGILDKHHGIERARVRAHEFTAKARTLLQTFNECPARTALFAATDLVADRDR; from the coding sequence ATGGCAACCGGCAAGCTGGGTCTCGCACTCACTACTCGTGAAATTCTAAGCCTCGTCTCGAAAGATCTCGAGAAGGTGGAGCAGGAGTTTCGCCTGGAGTCGGTGGCCTCTGTGGATGCCGTCTCGCAGATTGCGCAGTACCTGCAAGGCAATGGCGGCAAGCGGCTTAGGCCGATCATGCTGCTGGTGTCGTGCCGGCTGTTCCGCGAGCCGTCGCCGGAAGCGATCCGCCTGGCGGCCGTTGTGGAGTTAATCCACACTGCGACGCTGGTACACGACGACATCATTGATGACGCGAAGACGCGGCGCGGCAAACCCTCGGCTAATGTTCTGTGGGGGAACCATACTTCCGTTCTGGCCGGCGACTGGCTGTACATGCAGGCGTTCCAGATTGCCTTGCGCATGCGCAGTTTCGAAGTGCTGGACCTGCTGATCACGCTGACGCAACAGATGGTGGATGGCGAGCTGCTGCAGTTGGAGCGGATCGGGCGCATCGACATTACGGAAGCGGATTCGATGGAGCTGATGGACCGGAAGACGGCCACGCTGTTTTCGGCCTGCACCAAGCTGGGTGCGATTGCGGCCGAGGCGACGGAGTCGGAACAGACGGTGCTGGGCGACTTCGGGTGGAACCTGGGGATGGCGTTCCAACTGGTGGACGACATCCTGGACTTCACGTCGAGGGAGTCGATTCTCGGGAAGCCGGTGGGGAACGATCTGCGGGAAGGCAAAGTGACCTTGCCGCTGATTTATGCGCTGCAGGATGCGAGTCCGGGGGATCGGGCGAAGGTCGAGATCGTGCTGAAGGAAGGGAACTACGAGAAGGTTGCCTTCGGGGAGATCCGGGGGATTCTCGATAAGCATCACGGGATTGAACGGGCCCGGGTGCGCGCGCATGAGTTTACGGCGAAGGCTCGTACGCTGTTGCAGACGTTCAATGAGTGTCCGGCGCGGACGGCGCTGTTTGCGGCTACCGATTTGGTGGCGGACCGGGACCGGTAG
- a CDS encoding TatD family hydrolase — protein MTSLIDSHCHLDGERFAEDRPAVIERARAAGVELMVAIGTGDGPPDLEAGIRLAEAYPFIYATVGVHPHEAAKVTEETWPALIALTAHPKCVAVGEIGLDYHYDFSPRDVQQRVFVRQMEIARAAGQPIIIHTREAWADTVALIREHWAVELGGIFHCFSGGPAEAQEALDLGFHVSFSGIVTFPKATDIHEAARMVPADRILVETDSPYLAPIPYRGKRNEPAYVVETAKRVAELRGVSFEALAEQTSENWRRLCLQAGRRNG, from the coding sequence ATGACGAGCCTGATCGACAGCCACTGCCATCTGGACGGGGAGCGGTTCGCGGAGGACCGCCCTGCTGTGATTGAGCGCGCGCGGGCGGCCGGGGTCGAGTTGATGGTGGCGATTGGGACGGGCGACGGTCCGCCGGATCTGGAGGCGGGCATCCGGCTGGCGGAGGCGTATCCGTTTATCTACGCGACGGTGGGGGTGCATCCGCACGAAGCCGCGAAGGTGACGGAGGAGACGTGGCCGGCGCTGATCGCGCTGACCGCGCATCCGAAGTGTGTGGCGGTGGGGGAGATCGGGCTCGACTACCACTACGATTTCTCGCCGAGGGACGTGCAGCAGCGGGTGTTCGTGCGGCAGATGGAGATTGCGCGGGCGGCCGGGCAGCCGATTATTATTCACACCCGGGAGGCCTGGGCGGATACGGTGGCGCTGATCCGCGAGCATTGGGCGGTGGAGCTGGGCGGGATCTTCCACTGCTTTTCGGGTGGTCCGGCGGAGGCGCAGGAGGCGTTGGACCTGGGGTTCCATGTGAGTTTTTCGGGGATCGTGACATTCCCGAAGGCCACGGATATTCATGAGGCGGCGCGGATGGTGCCGGCGGACCGGATCCTGGTGGAGACCGATTCGCCCTATCTTGCGCCGATCCCGTACCGGGGGAAGCGCAACGAGCCGGCGTATGTCGTGGAGACGGCGAAACGGGTTGCGGAGCTGCGCGGGGTCTCTTTTGAGGCGCTGGCGGAGCAAACATCGGAGAATTGGCGGCGTCTGTGTTTGCAGGCAGGCAGGCGCAACGGATAA